The region ATAGGCCCACCATTTATCAATATGCCGGGTCAATGAATCAAAAACAATGTCCTTAGGTGCATTGATTTCAACCTCTTGTTCAATTTGAAATGTTCCGTGCTTCAATCCTGTACTTTCGTTCATATCCATCATACTCCCTTCCAAAGTGTCTTTTAATGTCAACAGTGACAATGCATTTTTTCCTTGGTATTGACTGACCCATCTCTCATATAACGCTTGAAGGGGGACGGCATTCAAATAATTCAATCTTGTCCGGCCTTTGCGTCGAATGAGCAATAGTTTAGCCTCTTCCAATATGGACAGATGTTTCATGACAGCATACCTAGAGACTTCTGGAAAGTGATCGGTTAATTCACCAGTCGTCTTTGGACCGTCTTTTAATAAATCGAGAATTTGTCTCCTAGTTTCATGGCTGAGCGCCTTGAAAACATCATCCAGACCATTGTTAAACATTCACATCATCCTTGCAAAACATGTTACGTATAGGTAACATGTTTGTTATGTGACTATATAGTAACATGATAAAAATAATTTGTACAACATAAAAAACTGCCACGTTGATATGTGATGACACACGTCAAGGGCAGTTGAAAAAATGGTTTATCTTCCTATGGTAAAATAGAAAACCGCGATCAATCCGTAAAAAGAAAGTACAGATAGTATCGTCAACATCCAAAGATGAGAATCCTTCACCACTTCCACCTCCTATATCATTTCTTAATGGAAGTAGAGTAGATGAAGTACGCCGATTGATAGATGACAGGCAATAATTTTTCCTTTTGTTTAATTAAGCTGGTCGTCGAATGCAAAAATAGTTTTATGGATGGGCAAATGACCAGACTAATCAAAATGAATGATAAAAATGAAATGGGTGTATAGAATAATTTTACCTTTGGAGTGTGATCGATGGCGATAGTATAGGCAGAATCATTTAATTCTTGAATAGTCAGGGGCTGTCCTGAGTTTTTGCCATGAATGAAAGGGTATATTGTAAGGGTCTGAAGCAAAAGGATGGAAATGAAAAACCATTGGAGCTTTTTATAGACGGCCATGGAATTATTTCCTTTCAAAAATATTAATCTTATCATAATCGAGCCGCCTGGATTTGTATAGAACAAATTACAGCGATCTAGATTTCTATTGAGTAGAGTTGCTTTTTTTTAGTATAATACGTTTATATTTGCATATAAAACTAATAAAAATGAAGTAAAGGGGAAACTATGAAAGAGTTTATCTTATCTGTTTTAAATACCTTGTCGGATCTTGGTTACTTCGGAATCGCGCTGGGTTTGATGATTGAAGTCATTCCGAGTGAGTTCGTCTTGGGATACGGCGGTTATCTCATTTCCATTGAGAAAATCAATTTTATTGGAGCTGTCATCGCGGGCACCATCGGAGGCACGATTGCACAATTGTTCCTATATTGGCTCGGATCATATGGAGGAAGACCTTTTTTGGAGAAATACGGAAAATTTCTTTTGATCAATAAACATCATATTGATGTATCAGAGAATTGGTTTGAAAAATATGGGCCGGGTGTCATTTTCAGCGCACGATTCATTCCAGTTGTTAGACATGCCATTTCCATACCGGCAGGAATTGCCAAGATGTCCTTTCGGAAGTTTACATTATATACAGTTGCTGCCATCATTCCATGGACGATATTTTTCTTGTATTTAGGAATGGTCCTTGGGGACAATTGGATGCAAATCAAAGAAAAGGCTCATCCGTATGTGCTGCCTTCCATCATTGTGGCATTGATTATCGGCATCATTTATTTTTCCGTTAAGGGAATGCAAAAGAAAAATAGATAATTGCCTGAAAAGATTGTCCTGTTTGTGCATTGCACGCTAAAAAGGGACAATCTTTTTTAGTTTGAAACAGCGAAGTGTAAAGTTCGTTTTTTTCTGATAAAAAGGGAGAGTGCAAAATTGACGGCTAAATTGCCTTATATACAGATCATTATCGGCGCATCTTTGTGGGGGATCATCGGGATATTTGTGAATAATCTTTATACATATGGATATACACCTATGCAAGTGGTGGCAATTAGGGTGTCAGCAGCTGCACTCATACTTGTCGGGTTCGCGTTATTCAAAAATCATCGCATTCCAAAGATTTCCCTTTCCGATGTCAAATATTTTGTCGGGACAGGGATCCTTAGCATCGTATTTTTTAATTGGTGCCTTTTTTTCACCATAAAGGAATCAGGCTTGACGGTTGCAGCCGTACTTTTATACACAGCGCCTGCATTTGTTATGCTGTTATCAGCGATTCTATTTCAAGAGAGGATAACTCCTTCCAAGATGATTGCACTCCTTACATCTATTATGGGATGTTCATTTGTCGTTGGATTGCTGCCCGGCTTTGACGCAGATATTACGATGGTCGGCTTTCTTTCAGGCATAGGGGCGGGGGTAGGGTATGCTCTATATAGCATTTTCGGAAAATTCGCCCTTCTGAAGTACGATTCATTTACAGTAACCTTCTACACATTTCTTTTCGCGGCCGTTTTCATGCTTCCAATCAGCAAGCTATGGGAAAAAGGAGATGTGCTCACCAATCCCGGGGCTGTTATTAATATTTGTTGTCTTGGACTCCTGTCTACAGTCCTGGCATATATTTTCTATACAAAAGGACTTGAGACGGTGGAATCAAGCAGGGCGTCAATTATGGCAACAATTGAACCAGTCATTGCTGTATTGGCGGGTGTTATCTTTTTTAAAGAAACGCTCACAATTTGGCAAACTGCAGGAGTATTTTTGATTATTTTCTCTGTTATCATCATTCAGGATAAAAAGGAAATAGAGGAATTAAGAGAGAGTCAATTTCATTCGTAAGGGGCCGCAGGAATCATCTGCGGTCTCTTTTCTTTTGGATCTATTCGTCAAAGGCGAATACAAATTTCTATTCCACTAGTGAAAATAATTCTCAATTATAGTTGACAATGATTCTCAATGAATCCATAATAGTAAGTGCGATTGAGAATCATTATCAAATGATGCTTCGTGATTGCGAAGGGAGGTAACTTCGATCATGAAAGATAAAATCCTGATTATCCTATGCACTTTGTTATTGTCCGCAAGTGTCTTGTTTCTGCCGGGAGGAGCTGCAGCAGCGGATAAAGGAAATGGTTTTTCTACATATTCACAAATATTGATGACAGATGCTGGAAAGAAAGATAACGAAAAGCTTCAAGAAGACTTTCGAATGTTGAAGGACAGCTGGAACAAACAAAAACTTGAAGTTAAAAATGAATCGAAATATGCATACACGATGCTCCAGTCTGGGATCGCATCCATTTCTCTCGCATTGATCGATGGGAATCACAAAAAGATAAAACGGGCAGTACGCCAATTTAACATTCTCGTAAAGGCGTATGATAGTGGTGATTTGAATGAACCTGGTCAAAATATAAAAAAGATAGATTTAGAGAGTTATCTGTCCCTGATCAAGAAAACTCAAACGGCACTCGAACATCATGATTATGTGTCGATCTCCTATGTGCAGCAGCTTCAGGAAAACTGGCTGAGTGTTGAAGGGAATGTGGTGAGCCAATCCAAAAAAGCTTATAACGATTCTGAAAAAAGGCTATTGATTATACGTTCGTATGTTGAAAAAAAAGATTACAAAAAAGCAAGCGATGTATTAGATCAAATGTCTAGAGATCTTGCGCCTTTAGCAGAACATACATATGGCATTTGGGATGCAGCGATGATACCGATTAGAGAAGGTCTGGAAGCTCTCCTTGTGATTGGTGCCTTATTGGCTATAACAGGCAGGTCGAAATCCAAGAAGGATACTCACTGGGTATTGGGCGGTGCTGCAGCAGGGCTTCTTGCCAGTGGAATCATCGGCATCATTGTCGGTTATGTATTATCATCCTCAGCATTTGGGAAGAACAATTTTCTCCTGAATGGCATATCAGGTGTACTGGCAAGTCTGATGCTTCTATATGTTACATATTGGCTCCATCGAAATTCAAATATTCAAAAGTGGAACGCATATATCAAAGGAAAAACAAAGGACGCACTAAATGGCGGAAGGAAGATGGCATTTTTCTTCATATCCTTTTTAGCGATATTGAGAGAGGGGGCTGAAACGGTCATTTTCTTGATCGGGATGATCCAGAAGATGAGTGTGCAGGACCTGTTAACGGGAATTGGAATCGGCCTTGCAATATTGTTGGTGGTTGGGACTGCCATCATTAAATGTGGTGTCAATATTCCGATTAAACCATTTTTCTTGGTTTCTAGCATCATTGTATTTTATTTATCGATAAAATTTCTTGGGACGGGAATTCATAGTCTGCAATTATCAGGATACATTCCGGTCAATACAGTGGATTATCTAATCGGGATCGATTGGCTTGGCATTTATCCAAGCTGGTACAGCAGCATCCCGCAATTAATCATGATTGTTTTCATCCTGGTGATGATCATGATCAAAAAAGGTGGCCAAAAGAAATAATAGAAAAGGAGTCTATTCATTATGAAAATTAATAAAGTGCTATCAACGGCATTCTGCCTATCCTTACTAACCGTTTCAGTATTGGGGGGATGTTCGGAGCAAAAGGAAAGTCAACCTGCTTCTGTACATCAAGAGAGCAAATCCGATGATTTGAAGAAGCAAACAAAAGAATTAAAAGATCAGCTGACAAAACTGGAGCAGTCGGTTAAAGATGAACATGTAAATGATGTGAAAAAACAAGGAAAAGCGATGAACAATCAATGGCTTTCCTTTGAAAATGAAGTAAGAAATCAATATCCCCTTCTTTATACCGATGTTGAAAAATACCTTCAGCCAATTTATATAGAGGCAACAAAAGATTCTGTTGATTTAGAAAAGGTAAAAGCTAATCTGAAACCATTGAAAAAGGCTTTGTCTAATTTGGAAAATGCGAAGGAAAATGCCGTGAAAGCTTCAACGGCTTTGGATCAAGCGGTAAAGGATTACAAAGCATATGTCCTTGATCAAACTTCGAAACTGACGGTCGCGACAAAGGAATTCACGGATGCCGTAAGAGCCAAGGATTTAACAGCTGCTAAGACTGCCTATGTATATGCCCGAGTATATTATGAACGAATCGAACCGATTGCAGAGAGTTTTGGTGACTTGGATCCGAAAATCGACGCTCGCGAAGGTGATGTCGATCAAGCTGATTGGTCAGGTTTCCATCGGCTGGAAAAAGCGATTTGGGAACGTGGAAACTTGGAAGGTACCGCTGAATATGCCGACCAGCTTGATAAAGATGTGAATGAGCTGCATGACAAAATGAAATCTGTGGAATTGAATCCTACACAAGTCGTCGCTGGATCCATGGAGCTTCTAAATGAAGCAGCCATTTCTAAAGTTACTGGTGAAGAGGAGAGATATTCACATATCGATTTAGTCGATCTTGCTGCCAATGTCGAGGGTTCCAAAGCCGTGTATCATGCCATACTCCCAGCACTGACAGCCCCAAATTCCGATCTTGCCGATAAACTCGACGAACAATTCACCAAAATGGAGAATGCTCTAAGAAACTATCAAAAAAATGATCGATACATGGCATATAATGAGCTTTCCAAAGATCAAGTGAGGGGATTGAGCCAGGAGTTGAATGTATTGTCCGAACTTATGGCACAAACGGCTGAAGTATTTCAATAAATAAGGAGTGCAAGTTTATGAACAAAGAGGCTGCAACAGAAAAAAACAAAATTTCAAGAAGGGAACTTTTGAAGTTATCTGCATTTGCAGGGGCCGGAATTGCGGTGGGAGCAAGTGGCCTTGGAACTTTTTCAATGTTTGCCGATCAACTATTCGGCAAAACGCAAAATGCCTCTGCGAATGAGATGACCGTACCCTTCTATGGAGCACACCAAGCGGGTATCATTCATCCTCAGCAAACTTATTCATATACCGCATCCTTCAATTTATTGACTGAAAGCAAGTCTGATGTAATCAAGCTTTTTAAAAAATGGACAGAAATGGCCGAGACATTTTCGAAGGGGAATTCTTATGCAAAAGGCTTCTCCAATGACTGGCTGCCTCCAAAAGATACAGGGGAAGCCAATGATCTATCTGCTGCACACTTAACAGTAACGTTCGGTTTTGGCCCGGGATTTTTTCAAAAGAATGGTCTCAGCCGATATGGCATTGGCCACTTGAAGCCTAAGCATTTAAAAAGCATTCCATCCATGCCTGGTGATGATTTTGAAGATGGCTTTACCGGCGGGGATGTTTGCATCCAAATTTGTGCCAGCATTCAGCAAGTGGCTTTTCATGCATTGCGAAACTTCATCAAGAATTCGATCGGAACGGCAGAAGTAAATTGGATGCAGGCAGGATTTTTGAATGCGTCAGAAGGAAAAACCGGCCGTAATCTATTCGGCTTCAAGGATGGTACGGCGAATTTATCTCCTAAGGATAAACCTAAACAAAACAAAATCATTTGGGCGGATGAAAAGGAGCCCTCATGGATGATTGGGGGAACCTATATGGCTGTCCGAAAAATAAGGATGTTCCTAGAAGTGTGGGACCGGTCTTCATTAAAGGACCAGGAAGACACATTCGGCAGGAAAAAAGACAGTGGTGCACCATTTGGGCAAATCCATGAAAAAGATCCTGTCTTGTTGAACAAAATGCCTGTCGATTCCCATGTTCGCCTGGCGAAGAGCACCAAACAGGAAATTTTCAGAAGGGCTTATTCCTATACAGATGGGGTCGACCCCAAAACGGGATCCATTAATGCCGGCCTTTTCTTCGTCAGCTTCCAGCAAAACCCGGATAAACAGTTCATCCCCATGCTGAAGCTGATGAGTCAAAAAGATAAATTGAACGAGTATACAAAGCATGTTGGAAGTGCGATGTTTGCCTGCCCCGGAGGCATAAAAAAGGGGGGGTACGTCGGGCAGCGCCTTTTGGAAGGGACGCTGTTCTAAATGCGAAGGCCTTAAAACGTTTCGTTTAAGGCCTTTTTTCCATTCCGTTTTTTCTTCACCCATAAGGTCATGGCCAATATAGCTGGAATCCCAAATTGAAGGGGTATATGAATGTATATGGGAACGATCGATAGCCCGATAAAGTTATGCTCGGGAAGATTGCGTGCGATCATAAAAGTTAAGAAGAAAATGACTAGAGAATATAAGTGGATGGATTGTTTAAGCATCGGTTTCTTAAACATCATGGATGTGCTTTTTGCCGCAGCAAAGGTGAATATGGCGATTTTAATGAATCCCACACATAAAAAGGCGATGACCGATAGGAATTCTACGTGCTGGATGATATTGAAAAAATTGATCATTTCGATTGCCTTGACGAGTGGATAGGTATAGACGGCTGCCATTTTTTGGCCGAGCATCGCAATGATGATTTCACTGAGGATAATGATTGTCCCGCCAGCCAGCAATACGGCAAGCACCCCTTTTGAATAAAGGCTTCTCGGCTTATTTAAATAAGGGAATACCCAAAGGAAGACAACCAATTCGCCATATGGGAATGTGATCTTAGCTGGAATGGATTGTAATAAGTGAGTATACCATTCATTAGGGAAATAGGGTCTTAAATTCATGTATGAAATTTGTGACGAAGAAACACTGAATATGATGACAAAGAACATTAATCCGAACGTAATGAAGATCAAGACTTCCGATGATCGAGCGATTGTTTCGATTCCTTTGATGCACGCATACCAGACAAGGAAAACCAAAGTAAAGCTGATCACCCAATAAGGAATATTATAGAAAAGGGTTTGGCTGATGAAATAAGTGAAGTCCTTCACCACCCTGCTGGCAATATAAACAAAATAAAGGGAATAAACAATGTTTATTGTGTTCCCCAACCATTTTCCGAAACCCTGGCAAAGCAGGCTGGACATATCCAGCGATTGATGGTTTACGCTTAAATACGTATAGCCGTAATAAATTGCGATTCCAATCATCATTGTAACCAAAATTATCAGCCACGCAAGGCCTTCATTCTCAGTGCCCAAGCCGGCCACAAGGGTGCTTCCGAGGAGAAACAGCACCATCATGGAAAAAACTTGGAAAATGGTTATGGTTTTATCATTCATGGTTTTCACCCTGCTTTATTCTAGTTTATAGGAATCACCGGCATCGGTCAGATTGACATGGACATTTACATAAACTCGGGCTTCGGGGTAGATTTCATTCCAATGTTTTTTTGCTTTTACCCATTGTGAAGGTTCATGAATATAAAGAGCTTTTCCGAAACCAATAAAATCACTTTTTTCCTCTTGGCTTTTCTTGATGAGTTTCTTGACGTTTTTCTTTATTGAGGCTGAAAACATTCCATTGTACTTTTCAATTGTTTCACCTGAAAATGACTGATGGCAGTTGCTGTCCAAGATTTGTCCTTTAATCGAAATGTTTGCCGAGAGAACTGGCTTTCCATTTTTCATGGAAGCATTTAATTTAGTCTTTGACTGGTTGATGAACATGTTGACAAAGCCCTCTCCATCATTGCATTTTGATTCATAGCTGGAACTATTCAATTTATTTTCCAGAAGGACGAGCATCTTACTTTCAGAAGGAGATAACATCCCTTTCAGTTTTGTGCCTTTAAAATAAGCCATGCCTCGGATCTCGTACAATGATGGAGGTTCAAAAGATTCCACATTGGACTGTTCGGTACCCTCGTTGGGGTCTCCATTTATGGTCATATATGGAATGGCCAATTCACGTTTCTTGTCCAACAGATCATTTTGAATGCTGTTTGGGTGGACGATATAAATATCTCCCTCGATATCCTGCTCTGTTTCAAGCATTTGAAGAAGCCGATCTGCATTGATGCTTTGAACAGGGGTGAAGGTCCTTAATATTACATTTGCTTTTACGTCTTTGGTAATGACGATCGAAAGCAAGGAGGATATATTTTTTTCCCGTATCAAGAGATGGATGATTTCTGGAAGTTTGTTTTTTTTCACCGCTTCATCCTGAATGATGATCAACTTTGTATCATCAAAAAAAAGTCGACGTGAACAGATCCGTTTAATCTTTCTTATTCCATCTAGAATGGTTTTTCCGGATTCATGGTAAACAGTCGTCGGCAACGAACCTGTATTGGTTTTTCCATTTAGAGCAGGCGAAATCACCTGAAGTGTCACATTATATTGATCTCCATCAAGGTCGATGCCAATGCCGGAAACGATGCCAATCTTTTTAATTGGTGCTCCATTGAGCGTTTTCCCTAAAGAGATGGTAATCACGATGCAGAGCAATGAAAGCCATGTATACCTTATAATCCTTTTTTTAAAGCCAGTTCCGTTACTTTTCATTCATCGGATCTTCCTTCGTATATTTTTTCTTATTATCTATGATTTGTTCCATTGGGACCCGGAGTAATGTATCTTTTTGATCGGCCAAATTAAACGGTGCCATCGGGGATAAATAAGGGACTCCAAAAGACCTCAATGAAACAAGGTGAACGACTAAGAAGATACATTGGATGATGACACCGTATAAACCTAAAAACGCAGCAACGGCTATGAATGAAAAAGACAATGCATTGGCCACTCTTCTTAAGGAATTGATCGGGACGATGCTTCTCATGATGAAGGAGGCACTTAAAACAACCAAAGTCTGAGGCTGGACTAGCTGTGCTTCCACTGCTGCCTGGCCAAGCAAAATAGCCGAAAAAACCGATACAGTGAAGACCACACCTTGCGGCAGCCGTAATGAACTTTCTGTAATGAATAAAATCAGGATCGAAAATATTAATACTTCTACCAATGTCGGAAACGGCACCAATTCCCTTTGAGCCATCATGCTCACCAATAAACTAGTCGGTAGCAGTCCAGGCTGAGCTACCACAAAGGCAATATATAGACCCGGTAGAATAATGGAAAGGAAAAATGAAAAAAATCGTAATACTCTCCTTAGTAAGATGGATTTTGTCGTTGTATAATAATCATCCGGTGATTGGATTAGTTGCATGAGCACGGTTGGCAGGGTAATCACGAATGGCGTGCCATCCACAATGATGGCAATCTTCCCGCCGATGATTTCAGCGCAAACGACATCAGGCCTGTCGGTTGAGAGTGTCAAAGGAAAGATGGATTTTGATTCACTTGTCAGCGTTTCCTCGAGATAATTGGAATCGAGGATCATCGGGATATTGATTTTTTTTAATCTGTTTTTGACTTCCTTCACGATTTCCTCATCAGCAATACCTTCGACGTAAATGAGAGAGATTTCCGTATCCATTGTCTCGTTGAATCGCTTCGTTTCAATTTTTAGCTTTGGGGATTTAATGGTTTTCCTGATCAGGCCAATATTGGATTGCAGTGATTCATTAAAGCCTACATTCGGACCTTTAAGGGTACGTTGTGCTTTTGGCTCCTCAAGGCTTTTTTCCGGCCAGCGTGATGTTCCTGTTGAAAGGGCAGTTGAAAAACCTTCGAAGAAAATGATCGTTTTCCCATCTAAAAGATCCTCGCAGATGACATTAATATTGGAAATAGATTTGACTGATTTAATCTTTAAAATACTTGTTTCAATTTGTACTAAATAATGGTCTTTAGTGTCCTTTTTTTGTATCGAGATTGTTAAGAGAGGATCGATGATTAACTGCTCAATCCTTACAGAATCGACAATTTCATCAATGAACATCAGGGCAAACGGAATGGAATCAGCGGTAACTCCTTTCCGTACATGTATATCTGAGCTATTGCATAGTGTTTTCTTTATGTTGTCTAGGTTTATGTCAATGTGGTTTTGAATCATTTCATGCTCACTGATATTTTTCATCGTTCTCAACTCGCTTATTCTTTATTAATCAGGCTCTTTCGATTAATATCCTGTGGAAGCTGCTCCATCCATCCCCTTTTGATCATCAAGCTCATTCCTTCCTTGCCGTAAGCCATGACTTCGCTCATTAATAACAAATAGTGCGCCGTTAGATCTTTTCTTGTAGAAACAGATATGGCATAGCCGATTAAATATACCCCTGTCCCTGTCGTAGTGGCGATGATGAAGGACATCAATCGTTCTGAAAAAGGCGCTGTCATGGAAGCAGTGACCTCCATGCTGATGGGGAGGGTGCCGAATGCTTCTTCTTTCCTCAAAATTCCATTGAATGCATCAATCTGTTTTTCTGCCAGCTTTTTGCCCTTAAGGAAAAAGCTCTTTACTTCCTGGTCTTTCGTAACTTGGATTAAACCGACCAATAAAATAAGGCCGATATAATTCCTTTCGATAATATAAAAAATCTCGCCAAGTTCTGCCGAATTCAGCGCTCTTTTTTCTCCAAATAAGGTTTCAAGTAGGGATTCCTGCTTTTTCATCATGATGACTTCATCAGGATATGTCATTTTGGGCGGCCGATCGTATATTCCTTTAGACAGCATTAGATTGAGTGATTTGACAAAGGTAGCTGTCGATGATTGCAAATATGACTGAAACAGTTTGACTACATCCGAACGGGCCACTTTTGTCAACGTCGTTCCGTAAAAATTGACGGTCATTTGATTCAACCGATAGACAAAGCTCAACGAGAATAGATCTGAATATAACCGAGGCGCGTTCAAATCCACATCATTATTTGAAAAACCTTTCGGCACGGGGAAGCTTTCTTCTTCGAATAATGCTTTGATTTCCTGGACACTTCTCTTGGCATTAGAAAGCGATTCTTCAACAATCGGTTTTATTTCTTCATCCTCCATATGCTGGAGGAAGTGCTGAAAAAAACAGATCATCGCACTATTCTGCATATATGTACCCCATAATCCCGTCACTTCAGGGCTGGTCAATCCAATATGTTCAGTCATCGATCATTCACCTCAAAAGAACATGTTTTCTATAGGGTTACCGAGAGGATAGTATTTATCCAAATTTGTCATATTAGAGCATTTTGAAATCAGTCTACTGTATCGGCCTATTTTTTTAAAAAAGGGATGATTTGTCCACTCCATATCCTCCACACTCACATAGGGTATAGTATCTAAAAATAAGGAGGGGAAATAATGTCGGAGCAAAATCGTAGAAGAAGAAGAGTAATTAATGCGGATCAAGTCATCATTCGCGCTAATAGAGTAATAGTGGTCGATGAACATAATTGGAACAATAATGTGATGTCTGCGCAAGACTCAGCGGATGATCGAGCAGTGGCAGCTGCACAGGCAGAAGCTGCAGCACGGGCTGCGCTAGAACGGGAAGAAGCGGAACGGGCAGCAGCTGAAGCAGAGCGAAATAAAAATCGTCATCACCGAAGAAGAAATGGCTTTTCTTGGATTTAATTGTAAGTGAATTTCCACAGCCCAAAAATTGGACAGGTATTGATCATCATGAAGGTCAATGCCTATTTTTTTTGGGCTTAAGGAAAAAGGAGAAGCATAGGATGAATTTAAAAGAGTATTTCGAATGGGCCTATTTGCAAATATTGTTTGGTTTTTTTCGATTTTTTTCTTCCTTTGATGATGATTGGAGCGGATGGTGCAAGACTCCGGAGAGACCAACGGGTCAGGTGTGGCCCATCGGAAAGCGAGCATCCTGGCGTGGAAAATAATCAACCTTCGATGAATTACAATACACTTTAAGAAAAGCTGTTTTCTCAAATAATGTTATCATTATGTGTTGCGATCAACAGCGCTTTCTAGGAAAATTGTGAAAAGAAGGATTTAGAATTTATTGCAAAGGGGAATGAACGATGAATACATACAAATCAAGAAATGAAGTGCCATCAGAAGAAAAATGGAATCTTGAAGATATATACAAAGATGTTGATGCTTGGAACAGAGACTATGAAACTGTCATAACAATGACGGGGCAACTAAAAGACTTTGATGGGAAAATCATTGACGGGCAATCCCTTTTCAAATACTTAAAGCTTGGAGAGGAAATGGGATATATTTATAAAAAGCTGTACGTCTATGCCATGCTGCAGGTGGATTTGGATACGCGTGTATCTTCCTCACACGCTCTACTGGACAGAGCAAGCCAATTGGGCCAAAAAATTAGTGGCGCCACTGCTTTTTTTATGCCTTTCTTATTGAGCCTTCCTGAACATAAGTTGGAAGAGTACATCCAGGAAGTGGAAGGGCTGGAATACTTCAAGGAAGACTTGTATGAAACATACAGGTATAAAAAGCATGTATTGAGCAAAGAGAAGGAAGAGGTCCTATCACAAATGGGCGAAGCTTTGGCTGCTCCGAAAAACATCTTTGGGATGATTAATAATGCAGACATCAAATTTGGAGAAGTGACCAAGGATGACGGAGAGAAGATAGAATTGACAAGGGGCATGTATGCCAAACTGATCGAGGATGAAGACCGCGGGAAAAGAAAAGAAGCATATAAAGCTTACTACAAACCGTATTTGGAGTCCAAAAATACCATTGCCGCGACCCTCACTGCAGCAGTGAAAAATAATGTGCTGATGGCTGGAATGCGCAATTATCCTTCTGCATTGGAAAAATCGCTGTTCGGGGATATGGTCCCGAAAGAAGTATATGAAAATTTAATTGCAGCAACAAAAGATAACCTTGACACGATGAAAGCCTATAATCGACTTAGAAAAAAGACGCTCGGTGTTGAGGAACTGCGTGCGTATGACTTAAGTGTCCCGTTGGTTCAAGGGGTAAGGCAGAATATTTCTTACGATGAAGCTTTTGCGATCATGCTGAAGAGCCTTGAGCCCCTAGGGGAAGAATATGTGAAAACATTGGCTGGATTTAAGGAAAAATGCTTCATTGATGTGCGCGAAACCCCGGGGAAGCGCTCTGGAGCCTATAACCTCGGGCTTTATGGAGTCCATCCATTCATCTTGTTGAATCACCACGATGATCTTGACAGCCTATTTACACTGACACATGAATGCGGACATGGCATGCATTCATACTATAGTTCAAAATATCAGCCGCAGATCAGCGCCGGTTATTCCATCTTCGTT is a window of Falsibacillus albus DNA encoding:
- a CDS encoding Ger(x)C family spore germination protein, translated to MKSNGTGFKKRIIRYTWLSLLCIVITISLGKTLNGAPIKKIGIVSGIGIDLDGDQYNVTLQVISPALNGKTNTGSLPTTVYHESGKTILDGIRKIKRICSRRLFFDDTKLIIIQDEAVKKNKLPEIIHLLIREKNISSLLSIVITKDVKANVILRTFTPVQSINADRLLQMLETEQDIEGDIYIVHPNSIQNDLLDKKRELAIPYMTINGDPNEGTEQSNVESFEPPSLYEIRGMAYFKGTKLKGMLSPSESKMLVLLENKLNSSSYESKCNDGEGFVNMFINQSKTKLNASMKNGKPVLSANISIKGQILDSNCHQSFSGETIEKYNGMFSASIKKNVKKLIKKSQEEKSDFIGFGKALYIHEPSQWVKAKKHWNEIYPEARVYVNVHVNLTDAGDSYKLE
- the efeB gene encoding iron uptake transporter deferrochelatase/peroxidase subunit; translation: MNKEAATEKNKISRRELLKLSAFAGAGIAVGASGLGTFSMFADQLFGKTQNASANEMTVPFYGAHQAGIIHPQQTYSYTASFNLLTESKSDVIKLFKKWTEMAETFSKGNSYAKGFSNDWLPPKDTGEANDLSAAHLTVTFGFGPGFFQKNGLSRYGIGHLKPKHLKSIPSMPGDDFEDGFTGGDVCIQICASIQQVAFHALRNFIKNSIGTAEVNWMQAGFLNASEGKTGRNLFGFKDGTANLSPKDKPKQNKIIWADEKEPSWMIGGTYMAVRKIRMFLEVWDRSSLKDQEDTFGRKKDSGAPFGQIHEKDPVLLNKMPVDSHVRLAKSTKQEIFRRAYSYTDGVDPKTGSINAGLFFVSFQQNPDKQFIPMLKLMSQKDKLNEYTKHVGSAMFACPGGIKKGGYVGQRLLEGTLF
- a CDS encoding spore germination protein; amino-acid sequence: MKNISEHEMIQNHIDINLDNIKKTLCNSSDIHVRKGVTADSIPFALMFIDEIVDSVRIEQLIIDPLLTISIQKKDTKDHYLVQIETSILKIKSVKSISNINVICEDLLDGKTIIFFEGFSTALSTGTSRWPEKSLEEPKAQRTLKGPNVGFNESLQSNIGLIRKTIKSPKLKIETKRFNETMDTEISLIYVEGIADEEIVKEVKNRLKKINIPMILDSNYLEETLTSESKSIFPLTLSTDRPDVVCAEIIGGKIAIIVDGTPFVITLPTVLMQLIQSPDDYYTTTKSILLRRVLRFFSFFLSIILPGLYIAFVVAQPGLLPTSLLVSMMAQRELVPFPTLVEVLIFSILILFITESSLRLPQGVVFTVSVFSAILLGQAAVEAQLVQPQTLVVLSASFIMRSIVPINSLRRVANALSFSFIAVAAFLGLYGVIIQCIFLVVHLVSLRSFGVPYLSPMAPFNLADQKDTLLRVPMEQIIDNKKKYTKEDPMNEK
- a CDS encoding GerAB/ArcD/ProY family transporter encodes the protein MNDKTITIFQVFSMMVLFLLGSTLVAGLGTENEGLAWLIILVTMMIGIAIYYGYTYLSVNHQSLDMSSLLCQGFGKWLGNTINIVYSLYFVYIASRVVKDFTYFISQTLFYNIPYWVISFTLVFLVWYACIKGIETIARSSEVLIFITFGLMFFVIIFSVSSSQISYMNLRPYFPNEWYTHLLQSIPAKITFPYGELVVFLWVFPYLNKPRSLYSKGVLAVLLAGGTIIILSEIIIAMLGQKMAAVYTYPLVKAIEMINFFNIIQHVEFLSVIAFLCVGFIKIAIFTFAAAKSTSMMFKKPMLKQSIHLYSLVIFFLTFMIARNLPEHNFIGLSIVPIYIHIPLQFGIPAILAMTLWVKKKRNGKKALNETF